A region from the Bacteroidota bacterium genome encodes:
- a CDS encoding 4Fe-4S binding protein: MFACSRRRGKAGLTNTSIMIKSKGGIETGFMVIVCCSCMNPPCARVCPTGALIPNKTGGVKLDPYKCNGCGFCKEACIIGAVNWDTDNEKPEICIQCGYCVHYCPRGVIELIKL; the protein is encoded by the coding sequence ATGTTTGCATGCTCGCGAAGAAGAGGAAAAGCTGGGCTGACCAATACCAGTATTATGATTAAATCAAAAGGAGGAATTGAAACCGGATTTATGGTAATTGTATGTTGTTCTTGCATGAATCCACCATGTGCACGCGTATGTCCTACCGGAGCGCTCATTCCGAACAAAACCGGTGGGGTAAAACTGGATCCATACAAATGCAATGGTTGCGGATTTTGCAAAGAAGCATGCATTATTGGAGCGGTGAACTGGGACACCGATAATGAAAAACCGGAAATCTGCATCCAATGCGGGTATTGTGTACACTATTGCCCACGTGGAGTTATTGAACTTATTAAATTATAG